The Amycolatopsis viridis genome window below encodes:
- a CDS encoding type III secretion system chaperone family protein: protein MTTEIVVPDQALVEKLLNNLELEYVLDEDGDLGVPFEHFRMYFMLRGPDEGHSFAVRTFYDRRHAIEAKPHLLELVDDWNRRSLWPKVYSYTGDDGAVTLVGEAVMLIGAGVTLEHFATSTATWIRASVAFDGWLVEQHRLLADET, encoded by the coding sequence ATGACCACGGAGATCGTCGTCCCCGATCAGGCCCTCGTCGAGAAGCTGCTGAACAACCTGGAGCTGGAGTACGTCCTCGACGAAGACGGTGATCTCGGCGTCCCGTTCGAGCACTTCCGGATGTACTTCATGCTCCGCGGTCCGGACGAGGGACATTCGTTCGCCGTCCGCACCTTCTACGACCGCCGCCACGCGATCGAGGCCAAGCCGCACCTGCTGGAACTCGTCGACGACTGGAACCGCCGGAGTCTGTGGCCGAAGGTCTACAGCTACACCGGCGACGACGGCGCGGTCACGCTGGTCGGTGAGGCGGTGATGCTGATCGGCGCCGGCGTCACCCTCGAGCACTTCGCCACCAGCACCGCGACCTGGATCCGCGCGTCCGTCGCGTTCGACGGGTGGCTCGTCGAACAGCACCGCCTGCTGGCCGACGAGACGTAG
- a CDS encoding GH1 family beta-glucosidase, with the protein MSVVGEEVTAGLEFPPGFAWGVSTAAFQIEGATTVDGRTESIWDAFCRRPGAVAGGDTGEPAADHYHRFPEDVALMAELGVGVYRFSLAWSRVRPDGGAPNPEGLDFYERLVDSLLERGITPWATLYHFDLPQALEERGGWASRDTAYRFAEFAATAADRLGDRVPFWSTLNEPWCSAFLGYARGLHAPGRREPRAAVAAAHHLLLAHGLGLAEIRRAADVQAGITLNLYPVRAASGSAADTDAARRVDGLQNRLFLDPVLRGRYPDDLLADLEPFGLGSHVRDGDLALIGAPIDQMGINYYRGYEVTASLRPGVEPGGLEWVGADGVGFVPDAAASVTHSGWSVQPDGLTETLVRVHREYPAVPLYVTENGAAYDDAVRPDGWIDDTDRVEFLAAHLRAAHAALAQGVDLRGFSYWSLLDNFEWAEGYSKRFGLVHVDYRTQVRTPKRSAHFYAQVIRDNAVPPVRG; encoded by the coding sequence ATGTCGGTTGTGGGCGAAGAGGTCACCGCGGGGCTGGAGTTCCCGCCCGGGTTCGCGTGGGGAGTCAGCACGGCGGCCTTCCAGATCGAGGGCGCGACCACTGTGGACGGTCGCACCGAGTCGATCTGGGACGCGTTCTGCCGCCGTCCGGGCGCGGTGGCGGGAGGCGACACCGGGGAACCGGCGGCCGACCACTACCACCGGTTCCCCGAGGACGTGGCGCTGATGGCCGAGCTGGGCGTCGGGGTGTACCGGTTCTCGCTGGCCTGGTCCCGGGTCCGGCCGGACGGGGGCGCACCGAACCCGGAGGGGCTGGACTTCTACGAGCGGCTGGTGGATTCGTTGCTGGAGCGGGGAATCACCCCGTGGGCGACGCTGTACCACTTCGACCTGCCGCAGGCGCTGGAGGAGCGCGGCGGCTGGGCGTCGCGGGACACCGCGTACCGGTTCGCCGAGTTCGCGGCCACCGCCGCCGACCGGCTCGGCGACCGGGTGCCGTTCTGGTCGACGCTGAACGAACCGTGGTGCTCGGCCTTTCTCGGGTACGCCCGTGGTCTGCACGCGCCCGGACGGCGGGAACCGCGGGCGGCGGTCGCGGCGGCGCACCACCTGCTGCTCGCGCACGGCCTCGGGCTGGCCGAGATCCGGCGCGCCGCGGACGTCCAGGCCGGGATCACCCTGAACCTGTACCCGGTGCGGGCGGCTTCCGGCTCGGCCGCGGACACCGACGCCGCGCGCCGCGTGGACGGGCTGCAGAACCGGCTGTTCCTGGACCCGGTGCTGCGCGGGCGGTACCCGGACGACCTGCTGGCGGACCTGGAGCCGTTCGGCCTGGGCTCCCACGTCCGCGACGGCGACCTGGCGCTGATCGGTGCGCCCATCGACCAGATGGGCATCAACTACTACCGCGGCTACGAGGTCACCGCCTCGCTGCGGCCGGGGGTGGAGCCGGGCGGGCTGGAGTGGGTCGGCGCGGACGGCGTCGGGTTCGTGCCCGACGCCGCGGCCTCGGTGACCCACTCGGGATGGTCCGTGCAGCCGGACGGGCTGACCGAGACGCTCGTGCGGGTGCACCGGGAGTACCCGGCGGTTCCGTTGTACGTCACGGAGAACGGCGCGGCATACGACGATGCGGTGCGGCCGGACGGGTGGATCGACGACACCGACCGGGTCGAGTTCCTGGCCGCCCACCTGCGTGCCGCGCACGCAGCGCTCGCGCAGGGCGTGGACCTGCGCGGGTTCTCGTACTGGTCGCTGCTGGACAACTTCGAATGGGCCGAGGGCTACTCGAAACGGTTCGGGCTGGTGCACGTCGACTACCGCACGCAGGTCCGCACCCCGAAGCGGAGCGCGCACTTCTACGCGCAGGTGATCCGGGACAACGCGGTGCCGCCGGTGCGGGGGTGA
- a CDS encoding carbohydrate ABC transporter permease, protein MTALGLRSRRGSSRFFVYATLVAFVLGSLFPFYWSFLVASRDTGMLSDHLPPVLPGGNFWSNAGRVFDSVPFWRALGNSVIVSGTVTVTTVLFSALAGFAFAKMRFRGSNGLFAFIVVTLAVPTQLGVIPLFIMMSELGWAGHVQAVIVPNLVTAFGVFWMRQYIVDAVPYELIEAARVDGCSVFGTFVHVCLPAIRPAAAVLAMFTFMMSWNDFLWPLIVLDAGNPTVQVALEKLQSGHYVDYSLVLAGTTLATIPVLIVFLLLGRQIVAGIMQGAVKG, encoded by the coding sequence ATGACCGCACTGGGACTGCGCTCGCGCCGCGGCAGCTCGCGCTTCTTCGTCTACGCCACGCTGGTCGCGTTCGTCCTCGGCTCGCTGTTCCCGTTCTACTGGTCGTTCCTGGTGGCCAGCCGCGACACCGGGATGCTGTCCGACCACCTGCCGCCGGTGCTGCCGGGCGGGAACTTCTGGTCCAACGCCGGCCGGGTGTTCGACTCGGTGCCGTTCTGGAGAGCGCTGGGCAACAGCGTCATCGTCTCCGGCACGGTCACGGTGACGACGGTGCTGTTCTCGGCACTGGCCGGGTTCGCCTTCGCCAAGATGCGTTTCCGCGGCTCGAACGGGTTGTTCGCGTTCATCGTCGTCACGCTCGCGGTGCCCACGCAGCTCGGCGTGATCCCGCTGTTCATCATGATGTCCGAGCTGGGCTGGGCCGGGCACGTGCAGGCGGTGATCGTGCCGAACCTCGTCACCGCGTTCGGCGTGTTCTGGATGCGCCAGTACATAGTGGACGCCGTGCCCTACGAGCTGATCGAGGCGGCGCGGGTGGACGGGTGCAGCGTGTTCGGCACCTTCGTGCACGTCTGCCTGCCCGCGATCCGCCCGGCAGCCGCGGTGCTCGCGATGTTCACGTTCATGATGTCGTGGAACGACTTCCTGTGGCCGCTGATCGTGCTCGACGCCGGCAACCCCACCGTGCAGGTGGCGCTGGAGAAGCTGCAGAGCGGCCACTACGTCGACTATTCGCTGGTGCTGGCCGGGACCACGCTGGCGACCATTCCGGTTCTGATCGTCTTCCTGCTGCTCGGCCGCCAGATCGTGGCCGGGATCATGCAGGGCGCGGTGAAAGGGTGA
- a CDS encoding carbohydrate ABC transporter permease, with the protein MTTVAEQLPRQDSPREPAKPSLRHRLSRWDVKFSPYLYIAPFFVVFGLTGLFPLLYTGYVSLFDWEVGDDDPKFIGLANFTALLGDPQFWNAVGNTISIFLLSSVPQVIIAVLLAALLSLRLRFPAGWRVGILLPYSASLVALGIIFANLFGPRYGLVNAMLEAVGLDRVEWQANRFASHLAIATMVNWRWTGYNALIVLAAMQALPRDVYEAAVVDGAGAVRRFFSITLPMLRPTLIFVVVTSTIGGLQIFTEPKLFDAMPGSNNGGSQHQFQTLTLYLYQSAFEGFDLGYASAIAWLLFLLIVLIALVNFLITRRLATTTGPKR; encoded by the coding sequence ATGACCACCGTGGCCGAACAGCTCCCGCGGCAGGATTCGCCGCGGGAACCGGCGAAACCGTCGCTGCGGCACCGGTTGTCGCGCTGGGACGTGAAGTTCTCGCCGTACCTCTACATCGCACCGTTCTTCGTGGTGTTCGGCCTCACCGGCCTGTTCCCCCTGCTCTACACCGGCTACGTGTCGTTGTTCGACTGGGAGGTCGGCGACGACGACCCGAAGTTCATCGGGCTGGCGAACTTCACGGCCCTGCTCGGCGACCCGCAGTTCTGGAACGCCGTCGGCAACACGATCTCGATATTCCTGCTCTCCAGCGTGCCGCAGGTGATCATCGCGGTCCTGCTGGCGGCACTGCTGTCGCTGCGCCTGCGGTTCCCGGCCGGCTGGCGGGTCGGGATCCTGCTGCCGTACTCGGCCAGCCTGGTCGCGCTCGGCATCATCTTCGCCAACCTGTTCGGCCCCCGCTACGGGCTGGTGAACGCGATGCTGGAGGCGGTGGGGCTGGACCGGGTGGAGTGGCAGGCCAACCGGTTCGCCAGCCACCTGGCCATCGCCACGATGGTGAACTGGCGCTGGACCGGTTACAACGCCCTGATCGTGCTCGCGGCGATGCAGGCGCTGCCGCGGGACGTGTACGAGGCGGCGGTGGTCGACGGCGCGGGCGCGGTCCGCCGGTTCTTCTCGATCACCCTGCCCATGCTGCGGCCCACGTTGATCTTCGTGGTGGTCACCTCGACGATCGGCGGGCTGCAGATCTTCACCGAGCCCAAGCTGTTCGACGCGATGCCGGGGTCGAACAACGGCGGTTCGCAGCACCAGTTCCAGACGCTGACGCTGTACCTGTACCAGTCCGCGTTCGAGGGCTTCGACCTCGGGTACGCGTCGGCGATCGCGTGGCTGCTGTTCCTGCTGATCGTGCTCATCGCGCTGGTCAACTTCCTGATCACCCGGCGGCTCGCCACGACGACGGGACCGAAACGATGA
- a CDS encoding ABC transporter substrate-binding protein, which translates to MRHLHKGVSLAIGLAVLGASLAACGGGGTAGSAGNGPIELSIGTFTEFGYENLIPEYERLHPGIKITHHKTGEGGPYHQNLITKLAAGNGLEDVVAVEEGHFSDIIDKSSKFNDLTAIGPADATPDRWLTWKYEAGKDRDGRLIGYGTDIGPLALCYRTDLLQAAGLPSDPEGVKTLFASWDSYFAAGDEYVARTGGKAWFDASSQLYNSMVNQLDTGYLDRSDKLTIETNPGIKAAWDRITGAIRHGQSAKLIAFGNEWKTGFQQGTFATTVCPSWMLGVVEENAGPGNAGKWAVTDAFPNGGGNWGGSYLTVPKQSKHPKEAAELAAWLTAPEQQLKAFQARGNFPSQVQALTSPQLLQQTEPYFGDAKVGQLYADQARKVTRAQYKGPGDGQIQENVTSPALQAVEQGTPPDQAWQQVVDGAKKIVK; encoded by the coding sequence GTGCGACACCTTCACAAGGGCGTGAGCCTCGCGATCGGACTCGCGGTGCTGGGCGCGAGCCTGGCCGCCTGCGGTGGCGGCGGGACCGCCGGGTCCGCCGGCAACGGCCCGATCGAGCTGTCCATCGGCACCTTCACCGAGTTCGGCTACGAGAACCTGATCCCGGAGTACGAACGCCTCCACCCCGGCATCAAGATCACCCACCACAAGACCGGCGAGGGCGGGCCCTACCACCAGAACCTGATCACCAAGCTGGCCGCGGGCAACGGGCTGGAGGACGTGGTCGCGGTCGAGGAGGGCCACTTCTCCGACATCATCGACAAGTCGTCCAAGTTCAACGACCTCACCGCGATCGGGCCCGCGGACGCGACCCCGGACCGGTGGCTGACCTGGAAGTACGAGGCCGGCAAGGACCGCGACGGCCGGCTCATCGGCTACGGCACCGACATCGGCCCGCTCGCCCTGTGCTACCGCACGGACCTGCTGCAGGCAGCCGGGCTGCCGTCGGACCCCGAGGGCGTCAAGACGCTGTTCGCCAGCTGGGACTCCTACTTCGCCGCGGGCGATGAGTACGTGGCGCGCACCGGCGGCAAGGCGTGGTTCGACGCGTCCTCGCAGCTGTACAACTCCATGGTCAACCAGCTCGACACGGGATACCTCGACCGCTCCGACAAGCTGACCATCGAGACCAACCCGGGCATCAAGGCGGCCTGGGACCGCATCACCGGCGCCATCCGGCACGGGCAGTCCGCGAAGCTCATCGCGTTCGGCAACGAGTGGAAAACCGGTTTCCAGCAGGGCACCTTCGCCACCACCGTCTGTCCATCGTGGATGCTCGGGGTGGTCGAGGAGAACGCCGGACCGGGCAACGCCGGCAAGTGGGCGGTCACCGACGCCTTCCCCAACGGCGGCGGCAACTGGGGCGGTTCGTACCTGACCGTGCCCAAGCAGAGCAAGCACCCGAAGGAGGCGGCGGAGCTGGCGGCGTGGCTTACCGCGCCGGAGCAGCAACTCAAGGCGTTCCAGGCACGCGGCAACTTCCCCAGCCAGGTGCAGGCGCTGACCTCACCGCAACTGCTGCAGCAGACCGAGCCCTACTTCGGCGACGCCAAGGTCGGCCAGCTCTACGCCGATCAGGCCAGGAAGGTGACGCGGGCGCAGTACAAGGGCCCCGGGGACGGTCAGATCCAGGAGAACGTCACCAGCCCGGCGTTGCAGGCGGTCGAGCAGGGGACGCCGCCGGACCAGGCGTGGCAGCAGGTGGTCGACGGCGCCAAGAAGATCGTGAAGTGA
- a CDS encoding LacI family DNA-binding transcriptional regulator, whose protein sequence is MEDVAAFAGVSRSTASRVLNDDPNVSARAREAVRAAVRDLGYSPNQAARSLVTRRTGAVAVVLSEPEEALLGDPYRTAVMRAGYRELAASGIQMVLMFCDGRDDLTRTLRFLEGGHVDGALVFAPHQSDPLPRALRLLRLPVVFGGPAGGVARGVHVIDFDNESGARLAVEHLVSLGRRRIATVAGPQDQTAAVHRLAGWRRTLADAGLDTTGLAEEADFTLDGGREAMDRLLARQPGLDAVFVASDVMAAGVLRSLSAAGRRVPADVAVVGFDDHPALAAAMNPPLTTVHQDPAAQVRRMVATLTALLAGETLRPRRQVLPVSLTRRESA, encoded by the coding sequence CTGGAGGACGTGGCCGCCTTCGCCGGGGTGTCCCGATCCACGGCCTCGCGGGTGCTCAACGACGACCCGAACGTCAGCGCCCGCGCGCGCGAGGCGGTGCGTGCGGCGGTCCGCGACCTGGGCTACTCGCCGAACCAGGCGGCGCGGTCACTGGTGACGCGCCGCACCGGCGCGGTGGCGGTGGTGCTGTCGGAGCCGGAAGAGGCCCTGCTCGGCGACCCGTACCGGACGGCGGTCATGCGCGCCGGGTACCGCGAACTGGCCGCGTCGGGCATCCAGATGGTGCTGATGTTCTGCGACGGGCGCGACGACCTGACGCGGACGTTGCGGTTCCTGGAGGGCGGCCACGTGGACGGCGCGCTGGTGTTCGCCCCGCACCAGTCGGACCCGCTCCCCCGCGCGCTGCGGTTGCTGCGGCTGCCGGTGGTGTTCGGCGGTCCCGCCGGCGGAGTGGCGCGCGGGGTGCACGTGATCGACTTCGACAACGAGTCCGGCGCCCGGCTGGCGGTGGAGCACCTGGTGAGCCTGGGCCGCCGCCGGATCGCGACGGTCGCCGGGCCGCAGGACCAGACCGCGGCGGTGCACCGGCTGGCCGGCTGGCGCCGGACGCTCGCCGACGCCGGCCTGGACACGACCGGCCTGGCCGAGGAGGCGGACTTCACGCTCGACGGCGGCCGGGAGGCGATGGACCGGCTGCTGGCCCGGCAGCCCGGCCTCGACGCGGTGTTCGTGGCGAGCGACGTGATGGCGGCCGGGGTGCTGCGGTCGCTGAGCGCAGCCGGGCGGCGCGTTCCCGCGGACGTGGCCGTGGTGGGGTTCGACGACCACCCGGCGCTGGCCGCGGCGATGAACCCGCCGCTGACCACGGTCCACCAGGACCCGGCAGCCCAGGTGCGCCGCATGGTGGCGACGCTGACGGCACTGCTGGCCGGGGAGACGCTGCGGCCGCGCCGCCAGGTGCTCCCGGTGTCGCTGACCCGCCGCGAGTCGGCGTAG
- a CDS encoding aldehyde dehydrogenase family protein produces MTELMTREDVPGTLEVHDPASGELVGRVTAATEQEVAGAVRAARAAFAVWARTPAGERAEALKAAAKELRERADELAEMNTRETGKLPDDARGGVLAGAGTLEQYAELGPAHRGRSLQGGWDATDLMVPGPRGVVVALTPWNDPVAVACGLLGAALATGNVVVHKPSERCPHVGRMLSELIARHLPLDVLQCLDGDGSVGAWLAECDGVDVIAHVGSTATGRSVAAAAARTGAKVLLENGGNDALIVDADVDPRLAASQAAVGAFANAGQICVSVERIYVHRDLAREFLDALAEEARKRPTEVPMGPLVDERQRAHVHDQVRDAVERGAQVLAGGTLPDGPGAYYPATVLAGCTRSMRVMTEETFGPVAPVQVVGDFDEALAEAADDRYGLTATVLTNSMAHAQRAWRELPVGTVKVNDVFGGAPAGAAHPRNASGEGFGYGPELLDEMTVTKVVHIGLAGG; encoded by the coding sequence ATGACTGAGCTGATGACCCGTGAGGACGTCCCGGGCACCCTCGAGGTGCACGACCCGGCCAGTGGCGAGCTGGTGGGACGTGTCACCGCCGCCACCGAGCAGGAGGTCGCCGGTGCGGTGCGCGCCGCGCGTGCGGCGTTCGCGGTGTGGGCGCGCACGCCGGCGGGCGAGCGCGCGGAGGCGCTCAAGGCCGCGGCGAAGGAGCTGCGCGAGCGAGCGGACGAGCTGGCGGAGATGAACACGCGGGAGACCGGCAAACTGCCGGACGACGCGCGCGGTGGGGTGCTCGCCGGTGCCGGCACGCTGGAGCAGTACGCGGAGCTCGGACCGGCGCACCGAGGGCGCAGCTTGCAGGGGGGCTGGGACGCGACGGACCTGATGGTCCCCGGACCCCGCGGCGTGGTGGTGGCGCTGACCCCGTGGAACGATCCGGTCGCGGTCGCCTGCGGGCTGCTGGGTGCGGCGCTGGCGACCGGGAACGTCGTCGTGCACAAGCCGAGCGAGCGGTGCCCGCACGTCGGGCGGATGCTCAGCGAGCTGATCGCCCGTCACCTGCCGCTGGACGTCTTGCAGTGCCTGGACGGCGACGGTTCCGTGGGTGCGTGGCTCGCGGAGTGCGACGGCGTGGATGTGATCGCGCACGTGGGCAGCACCGCGACCGGGCGGTCGGTGGCCGCCGCGGCGGCGCGGACCGGGGCGAAGGTGCTGCTGGAGAACGGCGGGAACGACGCGTTGATCGTGGACGCCGACGTCGATCCGCGGTTGGCGGCGTCGCAGGCCGCGGTGGGTGCGTTCGCCAACGCCGGGCAGATCTGCGTGTCCGTGGAGCGGATCTACGTGCACCGCGACCTCGCGCGCGAGTTCCTGGATGCCCTGGCCGAGGAGGCCCGCAAGCGGCCCACCGAGGTCCCGATGGGCCCGCTGGTGGACGAGCGTCAGCGCGCGCACGTGCACGACCAGGTCCGCGATGCCGTCGAGCGGGGCGCGCAGGTGCTGGCCGGCGGCACGCTGCCGGACGGACCGGGCGCGTACTACCCGGCAACGGTGCTGGCCGGGTGCACCCGGTCGATGCGGGTGATGACGGAGGAGACGTTCGGGCCGGTCGCGCCGGTGCAGGTGGTCGGCGACTTCGACGAGGCGCTGGCGGAGGCGGCCGACGACCGGTACGGCCTGACCGCGACCGTGCTGACGAATTCGATGGCGCACGCCCAGCGCGCGTGGCGCGAGCTGCCGGTCGGGACGGTGAAGGTGAACGACGTCTTCGGTGGCGCGCCCGCCGGAGCGGCCCATCCGCGCAATGCCAGCGGTGAGGGTTTCGGGTACGGACCGGAACTGCTGGACGAGATGACCGTGACGAAGGTCGTCCACATCGGACTGGCCGGCGGATGA
- a CDS encoding DUF1360 domain-containing protein has product MAQHAGIRDLAAAGRAEADTYRGSNDRPLGGYLVVMLVYTSLVAAAAVAAAVTGRRLPRDLRVSDIVLTAMATHKLARTLSKDAVTSPLRAPFTRYADTGGPAEVMEEVRKPSGLRHSIGELLTCPFCLDMWVVTAFTIGHVFAPRLTRLVTAALSALTGADFLQLAYAKAQQIAEG; this is encoded by the coding sequence ATGGCGCAGCACGCCGGAATCCGGGACCTCGCCGCCGCGGGCCGTGCCGAGGCGGACACCTACCGCGGGTCCAACGATCGTCCGCTGGGCGGCTACCTGGTCGTCATGCTCGTCTACACCTCGCTCGTTGCGGCGGCGGCGGTCGCGGCGGCCGTCACCGGCCGGAGACTCCCGCGGGACCTGCGTGTTTCCGATATCGTCCTGACCGCGATGGCTACCCACAAGCTGGCCCGCACCCTCAGCAAGGACGCCGTCACCAGCCCACTGCGCGCCCCGTTCACCCGATACGCTGACACCGGCGGTCCGGCCGAGGTGATGGAAGAAGTGCGCAAGCCCTCCGGGCTCCGGCACAGCATCGGTGAACTGCTCACCTGCCCGTTCTGCCTGGACATGTGGGTGGTGACCGCGTTCACGATCGGCCACGTCTTCGCGCCCCGGCTCACCCGGCTGGTCACGGCCGCGCTGTCCGCCCTGACCGGTGCCGACTTCCTGCAGCTGGCGTACGCGAAGGCGCAGCAGATCGCGGAGGGCTGA
- a CDS encoding GNAT family N-acetyltransferase, with translation MPHHKYLFRRATPDDAAAIRELVHAAYAKWVDLIRREPLPMQADYRQAVTAHQIDLLYDDDELVALIEMIPAVDHLLIENVAVRPSAQGAGYGRLLMRHADLVAQTMGLPGVQLYTNALFTENIRFYRRLGYRVDREEPFHDGALVHMSKAV, from the coding sequence ATGCCGCACCACAAGTACCTCTTCCGCCGCGCGACGCCCGATGACGCCGCCGCGATCCGCGAGCTGGTCCACGCCGCCTACGCCAAGTGGGTGGACCTGATCCGGCGGGAACCCCTCCCGATGCAGGCCGACTACCGGCAGGCCGTGACCGCCCACCAGATCGACCTGCTCTACGACGACGACGAACTGGTCGCGTTGATCGAAATGATCCCCGCGGTGGACCACCTGCTGATCGAGAACGTGGCGGTGCGGCCGTCGGCTCAGGGTGCGGGCTACGGGCGGCTGCTGATGCGGCACGCCGACCTGGTGGCGCAGACGATGGGCCTGCCCGGCGTGCAGCTCTACACCAACGCCCTGTTCACCGAGAACATCCGCTTCTACCGGCGGCTGGGCTACCGGGTGGACCGCGAGGAGCCGTTCCACGACGGGGCTCTGGTGCACATGAGCAAGGCGGTGTGA
- a CDS encoding serine/threonine-protein kinase, which yields METGERYRLEERIGGGGSADVHRAWDSVAGREVAIKIFPAGATRTQQRRQAQEFRILDRLRHPALVPLYDSGVRDGRPFFVMRLVDGPTLAERIAEGPLTVDETIELGARLADALAYVHRAGITHRDVKPANVLLSPDGAVLGDFGIAQGHDSTRFTTTGTVVGTAAYMAPEQVRGDQVGPAADVYSLALVLLECLSGRREYPGSLTESAVARLLRPPVVPDGLPAHVADLLRRMGDRDPQARPPAHEVAAVLSGVTRPLPRTRPRRRLRVAAGFASTAAAAACSLVLLGGATAEAPASAPAPAVAAPVVAPPMTSDAPAPVVDTAPARTEAAPVAPQDSHVKGNPGNGNGNGKAKGQHKKPHKGR from the coding sequence GTGGAGACGGGCGAGCGGTACCGGCTGGAGGAGCGGATCGGTGGCGGAGGCAGTGCCGATGTGCACCGCGCCTGGGACAGCGTGGCCGGACGCGAGGTCGCGATCAAGATCTTCCCCGCCGGCGCCACCCGCACGCAGCAGCGGCGGCAGGCGCAGGAGTTCCGCATCCTGGACCGGCTGCGGCACCCCGCTCTGGTGCCGTTGTACGACTCCGGCGTGCGGGACGGGCGCCCGTTCTTCGTGATGCGGCTCGTCGACGGCCCGACCCTCGCGGAACGGATCGCCGAGGGACCCCTCACCGTGGACGAGACGATCGAGCTGGGGGCGCGCCTGGCGGACGCGCTGGCCTACGTGCACCGGGCGGGCATCACGCACCGGGACGTCAAGCCCGCCAACGTGCTGCTCTCCCCGGACGGCGCGGTGCTCGGCGACTTCGGCATCGCGCAGGGCCACGACAGCACACGCTTCACCACGACCGGAACGGTGGTGGGTACCGCCGCGTACATGGCGCCCGAGCAGGTCCGCGGTGACCAGGTCGGTCCTGCTGCGGACGTGTACTCACTCGCGCTGGTCCTGCTCGAATGCCTGTCCGGGCGGCGCGAGTACCCGGGATCGCTGACCGAATCGGCGGTGGCGCGGCTGCTGCGGCCACCGGTCGTGCCGGACGGGCTGCCCGCGCACGTCGCGGATCTGCTGCGCAGGATGGGAGACCGGGATCCGCAGGCGCGACCGCCGGCGCACGAGGTCGCGGCCGTGCTGAGCGGGGTGACGCGCCCGCTGCCCCGTACCCGGCCCCGGCGGCGCCTGCGGGTGGCGGCCGGGTTCGCGTCGACGGCCGCCGCGGCCGCGTGCTCGCTGGTCCTCCTCGGCGGCGCCACCGCCGAAGCCCCGGCCTCCGCCCCGGCCCCGGCCGTGGCCGCGCCGGTGGTCGCTCCGCCGATGACGAGCGACGCCCCGGCGCCGGTCGTGGACACCGCCCCGGCGCGCACCGAGGCGGCGCCCGTGGCGCCGCAGGACTCCCACGTCAAGGGCAACCCGGGCAACGGCAACGGAAACGGCAAGGCCAAGGGGCAGCACAAGAAGCCGCACAAGGGCAGGTGA
- a CDS encoding DNA polymerase domain-containing protein has translation MSSTEVRDGVSLTNLDQSLFADAGATKRDLVDYLDAVADRILPALRDRPLSVIRLLRGQDAFMQKNLPKYTPEWVPRVGLWAESSHRQVTYGLCNDRRTLLWFANQRAIEYHPTLAVAGQLDRPTHLVLDLDPPEGSAAFGLAVRAALLVRQALADCGLAGAVKTSGAKGVHVVVPVRGADAEQAAASTRALAARAEKLDPDLATTAFIREDRGGKVFLDSTRAGGATVVAVYSPRVRPGLPVSFPVPWSDLTNVTPADFVLREALRLLDGQDPWAASLPAPQELPADLIEHGRTIPIARVQAMHEGKRRARARREHGG, from the coding sequence ATGAGCAGCACTGAGGTGCGCGACGGGGTGTCGTTGACCAACCTCGACCAGTCACTGTTCGCCGATGCGGGTGCCACGAAACGCGACCTGGTCGACTACCTGGACGCGGTCGCCGACCGGATCCTCCCGGCGCTGCGGGACCGGCCGCTGTCGGTGATCCGGCTGCTGCGCGGGCAGGACGCGTTCATGCAGAAGAACCTGCCGAAGTACACGCCGGAGTGGGTGCCGCGGGTTGGCCTGTGGGCGGAGAGTTCGCACCGGCAGGTCACCTACGGGTTGTGCAACGACCGCCGCACACTGCTGTGGTTCGCCAACCAGCGGGCGATCGAGTACCACCCGACGCTGGCCGTCGCGGGGCAGCTGGACCGGCCCACGCACCTGGTCCTGGACCTCGACCCGCCCGAGGGTTCGGCGGCGTTCGGCCTGGCCGTGCGTGCGGCGTTGCTGGTCCGCCAGGCGCTGGCCGACTGCGGTCTGGCGGGTGCGGTGAAGACCAGCGGCGCGAAAGGGGTGCACGTCGTGGTACCGGTGCGCGGTGCGGACGCGGAGCAGGCCGCGGCGTCGACCCGGGCGCTGGCGGCGCGGGCCGAGAAGCTGGACCCGGACCTGGCGACGACGGCGTTCATCCGGGAGGACCGCGGCGGGAAGGTGTTCCTCGACTCGACGCGCGCCGGCGGGGCGACGGTCGTCGCGGTGTACAGCCCGCGGGTGCGGCCGGGCCTGCCGGTGTCGTTCCCGGTGCCGTGGAGCGACCTGACGAACGTCACCCCGGCCGATTTCGTGCTGCGCGAGGCGTTGCGGCTGCTGGACGGGCAGGACCCGTGGGCCGCGTCGCTGCCCGCGCCGCAGGAGCTGCCCGCGGACCTGATCGAGCACGGCCGCACGATTCCGATCGCGCGCGTCCAGGCCATGCACGAGGGCAAACGGAGAGCCCGGGCACGCCGCGAGCACGGCGGCTGA